The window GCTTCGTGTACCGCGACCTCAAGCCGGAGAACGTGCTGctccgaggagacgggcacgtggtGCTCTCCGACTTCGACCTCGCGCTCCCGGCGTCCGTGGAGCCCGCCGTCCGCCGGCGCCAGGTGCGGCAGCAGAGCCAGCGCCGCAAGAGGAGCCTCCTGCCGTCGTGCTTCTCTTCCAACCGCGGCAGCGACGAGGACGACGTGGACGCGAAGGAGCGGTTCGAGTTCGTGGCCGAGCCGACGGCCGCCAACTCCAAGGACTGCGTGGGCACGCACGAGTACCTGGCGCCGGAGCTGGTGAGCGGGAACGGGCACGGCAACGGCGTGGACTGGTGGGCCTTCGGGGTGTTCCTGTACGAGCTGGTGTACGGGCGCACGCCGTTCAAGGGCCCCGCCAAGGACGTGACGCTCAAGAACATCCTGTCGAAGCAGGTGACGTACCCGAAGCTggacggcgaggccgaggcggccgcGCAGCTCAAGGACCTCGTCGGCAGGCTGCTGGAGAGGGACCCGCGGCGGCGCATGGGGTccgcgcgcggggcggccgagatcAAGCGGCACCCGTTCTTCGCGGGCGTGGACTGGGCGCTGATACGGTGCGTGACGCCGCCGGTGGTGCCGGaggccgacgccgccgccgccgcgtcccccGCCTCCGCCGCTAGGCAGGCGAAGCTCGGGAGCTGGAACAGCCTGGGCGGCAGCAGCTTCAAGAAGAGCAGTAGCTTCAAGAAGAGCAGCAGCTTCGGGAGGAGGTCGAGCTACGAGGAGCGGCAGGGGGTTTTCCGCAAGCTGATGAGCTGGAACCATGAGAGCCGATCCAAGAAGACCAAGACGAGCAGAATGAAGCCATGAATCTGTTCCAGTTCCTGTGTTTTTTGCTGCGTGCGTTCGTTTTAATCTGGTAAATTAGGGTTCGTGGCGTGTATAGAGTATAGAAGTGGAAGGGATCGCGATCGATCGGCGAGGCTGTGAGGAGCAGGAGGAGAGGAGCTTTGTAGCTTGTACAAAGATCGAGGCGATGTGTGTCACTGCGTTGACATGGTTTGATCCGTGCCCGTATATGGAGAAACTTCATCCCTTGTTCACTGAGAACCTCTTTGTTTTCTCATaacggtactactactagtactccctccgtccgaaaatattgttatcaaaatggataaaaaaaatgtatttagaactaaaatacatctagatacatccccttttatttattttgatgacaagtatttccgatcGAAGGGAGTAGTACTTTAGCGGTAGTACTTATATTACAGTGGGTTCATCTCTGACAGATTGACCGGTTGCCGTCGCAAGTTAAATGTCAGCAGTCCAGGTCCGGGTATCACGTCTTTGACCAACAGCAAGTAGAGTATCTGATATCTTGAACACTGTGTATTGAATTCGAAAATTTGTGGAGCTCTCATTATAACATTTCCCCTTCTGAACATTTGCTTGAATTGGACACTTTCTCTTGTGCTCCCAAGTTGTGATTCGAATTCATATAAAGTATAAAGGCTAATTTTTTAACCGAGCAGAGTGGAGGCCCGTTTCTAGGAGGCTTGGGCTGTAGCGGAGCGGACTCTGAAGTTAGCTCATATTGGCTTGCCCTTGACCCCCCTCAAAAAAAAATGGCTTGCCCATGCCAGGGGACTCCGATAACCCTAGCGTGCGGTATTGATCAGTTTCAACCTAGGTCACCTCTATTATAGGGGATATTATATATACCTCTTGTAAACCGCAATATGGGATAAGATCATCGTTGAAAATCCCCGGTGTTTGTAATCTCTTTCAATCTAGTGAAGTTTCACTGGCCGGCGTCcgtgattttttctcctgtttcgcattgaaggggggggggggtttcacACTAAAATCTTGTATTTCTCTATGTTGATTTGATTTTCCTCTTTTCTATTTGCCTGACATATCTCTTAACAATATGCCTATATCACGCCCACATGCATTGTACGTGGTGGTCACAACTTAAATTTGTTAGTACTAATATCTAATTAAAATGCAACTAATACTTTAGAAATATCTATTTTTCACCACGTGCTTTATGCATCTGAATGGAGGAGGTATTAATTCCTACTACTACCAATCTACGTGAAGTTGGACGGAGCTGCCTTGTAGGCATTGGGGTCAATTGTCCCCAATGCAATTAGCAAATCCTTCACTAACTTAGTACTACTAACTAATCATTATAAATTTATAGGAGATGACCTTACTGTAATAGACATGACCCCATTAAAACTTTTTTTTCCTGAAGTGCGCCTCGCCGACCGACCGGTATGAAACGGCCCACTAACTATAACTATACAGATCTGGAGGTTCACGAATAAAACTAGAGAAGACGCATGCACTTCCTCTCTCGGTCGTTGGCATTTTCTGTTACATTCATAGTTTATGTGCATCTTACACAATGATTGGATCGATCAAGGAGATGGTTCATGCATGAACCCAGCGGAGCGTGGGGGGGCGTACGTACTGGCTACACACACCTATGATTACTACCAATAACTAAACAAAATGTACGTACGCGCGCATAGATGCTCCCATCGTTTTGCTCTTCCTCTAGGTGAAAGCGAGGGTTGCCGGGGAACGACGGCGACACTAGCATACGTCTACGTAGCCGGCGCTGAGGTCGCGGGGTCACCAGCGCGCCACGCCGCCGGGCATCAGCCATCAGGCGCATGCATATATACGTACGTACGTACCTTGTGTGTGCACCACCAGCGCATGCAACACACTCACTGGTGAATGGCGTCTGGCTGGCCTTGGCATGGCCATGCCGGTTCCTGGCCCAGGCCAGACGAGGACGTACGAGACGAGAAAGGGAGACATGCATGCCATGCGAATAAACCTGCAAAGCGATGGCCTCCGGCCGGTCCTGGCCGGGCGGGAGAGGTGCCAAAGTGCAGTGCAGATCGACGATGACACAGCCGCAGGTTAAAGGCGAGAGGCCGGGTCGATCGATCAGGGAATGTGCCTTTTGCGGGTGATCGCTTTCCCGCACTCCCATGCAGTGCACTGTATCTATCGCCCCTCCTCGATGCTGCTACTACGTGCCTTTGTCTTTGGCTTGCTTTCAGTTTCAGTGAGCACGCGCGGCGCCTGAAATCCATGCCATGCCTGCATGTGAGTGAGTGAGCGAGTGAGGCATCGGAGCTGAGCTACATCGGAGCTCAGCCTAGCTCAGCTCCTCCTAACACTGTCGGAGTGTGATGTACGTACGATGATCGATCTCATCGGTTACATCTGTCTATATCTCACCGCTTCGTCGGGCTTAATTACTTCCGTTCAGGGATAACCGCACAGCAGGTGTGGTCAGCTATTACAAGTTGAAGAGTAATTGAGTGACGTAGATCGTCCCGGTGAGAAGAACAAGAGAAAGAAAAGGGTTGGAAACTTGTTAACAGAAGAGGTCCCAAAAGAGTTCGAAACTTGCAGGAGTGGTACGTTCACAAATCGCAATAACTGGGAAATGGTGCGTGGACGCATCTTGTGATGTGATGTGCTGTTGCTATTAGTAGTAGTAATCACCATTCGTGATTCCGTGAACCGTTCGCCCGAGTTTTAATTATGAACGGACAGTTGTTAGTAAATGTCAGAAGATCGATGGCGAAGTGAACACGTTCAGAGAACCGGTCAGCCCCCGATGCTGGCGCGCGCACGAGATGTGAAACGAGGCGAGGATAAGAGCATCTGATCGAGTAGAATATGCACGCAGTCAGTACTCAGTAGTATATTGCTGTCGGTTTCAGCCGGTCCTTTGCGCTGAATCGACTACAAGTATTCGCAGACTATGCTCATCGGggtgcttagggcatctccagccgcgcctccaggaaagcctccccaggcgttttttttgCGCCGGCGCTAAAAAAACGGCCCAATCGCGTCTCCAGTAGCCCAATTTTCGCCGGTTTagaccgaaaacagcgccggcggatccaggccgaacccggcgcgccaggggggcgcccgggggcgccggggcgaactgttttggcgcgaagcGGCTATAAAAGCCGCCGGTTCTCGCCGGTGCCCACACCATactcgcccctcgccgccgcccagcccctctctccgtctccgtcttcctctcccgagcgccaccggcagcccctctctctccctctctaccaccgccgagctcgtcgccatggcagagcgcttccccggagacgaggcggcgttgaagacggggtcgtcgtcttatgcgacagcgacgacgacgacgccgcgccgccgccagtccgccatggTGACGCCGGgcagggtccagcaggggcgcccgcgtcaaggaggagaaggccaacGACGACGATGGCAgcgacggcggcgacgacttcaacccttttcttttttagattatgttaatgtaatgaaaatgcgcgaATTTCATCGAAATTTGTCATGTTTGgccgaaatttaactagtttttatcataacttcaCCGAACAGTCCTTTTTTTTAATACGCGCCTGCGGGCGGccctgggggccaacggctgggGACCGACTCGTCCCCAGGGcctttttttgcgccggctcacccttaGGCGACGCTTTTAGACACCCCCTGAAgggccaacggctgaagatgcCCTTACAAAACTAGTCCTGTGCGTGCCGGGCCCCTCGGAAACATATTATGCTATAGTTAAGTCTGTCACAAATTTTGGGTGCATGCACGTAGGCTGGTACCGGTGCCTCATTTCACACGGAGCATATGACCGGAATTCCCCATGTCGAGCATCGCAACGCAATGATCGAGTGGGGGTAGGGTAGATTCAACCGCCGGCCGGCTTGGGACAGTGGGATCGGTGCGGCACGAGACACGGCCGGCGACGCGTCACATGCATTTGTACGAGTATTTTGCAAGCCAAAGGCCATGCATGCATCCCCACGGCGTGCTAATCATGTACATGGCCCCTCATCGACCGTCGCCTCAATCCATACACATTTTTCttcacaagtaatatggatcgaagGGAGTACGATTATTTCTCTAACAAAATATGTACGATAGAGATGATCGAGCGATGCTTCCTTCCCCATCTCGTGGCGGGCATCTCAGCTTGGACGAGGCTGCAGGTGCGTGATGGATCATTAGTGCGCTAGCCATGGCAATGTGACCATGCTGGCGATCCGGTCCGGGCAGTGCCAGATCCCCATTACGCATATGGCATACTGTTTTgttccacggaggaagaagaaagaTCGTCGAGGATGCCGAGGGAAAAAGGAGGAGCACGCAGCTTTATTCCGTCCGGTGGTGGAAGCTACAAGAGGAGCGGATTGAGCGCGCGTGACGTGCTGCACTCCGTTCCACGACGGAGAACGTACCGCACAAAATGAACATTCTCCGGGAGCCAGCCAGCTACCTTTCTCCCCTTTCCTCCACCCCTTCCTTTTGCTCTCAGCCCCAAATTGCCTTTGCCGGCGAGCAGCATATTCCCTCCCTTGGCTTTTCGCCTGGCACAAACACGGTGCTCCATCCATCAGCTTCTTCTTCTGCTAGTAAAACatgttaagtactccctccgttccgaattacttgtcttggatttgtctagatacagatgtatctagactcattttagtgctagatacctccgtatctagacaaatctaagggcctctttgattcgtaggattttgaaaacgtaggaataggaAAAGTGTAGGGTTGGAGTGGCATGCCTATTTGAATCCTATAGAATTAGCAATGATTGTTTGATGCCacgggaaaaacaaaggaattgtaaaaagaggttggagtggataaatgtagtacaaaagattccatagaaaaaattcctatgggatccaatcctatgaatcaaaggaccaaTATAGGAAAAAATACTAAGGATTTCAATCCTCCagaaatcctataaaattcctttgaatcaaacaagctctgagacaagtaattcggaatggagggagtacatagtaAGTACTTATCTCAACACATAATCATCCTCGCTATCCCTGTGTTAAATCGAGGGGATCGTGTTATTAATCACTTGGCTTTCTTGTACTAATATTCTCTAGTCTGGCAAGACTGCCATGCCCTGCCACTTGAATTATTTCATGTTATTCAAGCTGTAGATATTCCATGGGAAAAGATTAAAATATACTCTCAGAGGGATCGCAGGAATTTAAGCCATGCCGCTGCCAGTAGTTgagggaaaagaaaagaaaatcgaaGCCAAGCCAGTTCACAAAATTCTCTACCGTTGGGCACGAGGAGCACCACGATCTTCTAATAATAATGCACTGTGATATGCCTTCTTAATTTCGCCTCTGGGAtgtgctgcctgcctgcctgcaaaGCGATGCCGCTGTTATTAGGCGCGCATGAGGGCACATCGTGATCTGAGAGGAGATTCCCCACCCCCCCTAATTGACATTTTTGAACTTATCATTTCTCATGGGACTGTGGCAAGTTGCCGTAAAGAAATGAGGCCGTGTCCTTGCTTGGCGCAACATGGGGACGTGCTGCGTGTGGGTGTCCATCGGTTGGACGACTGTTAATCAATTGTTTTGAATCGTTGGACTTAGAATGGGTGATGGGGAGGAACGTCAGGCCTGCATTTTCTAACCAGTCTTGTGGAGTTGTGGTTGCTCTTACATTCCGTTTCCTTTTGTTTAGTGAAATGAATGCTTTTGCTTGATGTGAGTTGCCTGGAAATTTCTGAATACTGATTAATTGAGCCATTTTACTCGGTACCCGctaatatatttggtattgtacatGTTGATAGTTTTTAAGATAATTTTGgttaaactttgcaaagtttgactcgACACGAATCTCATGTGCGTTGTAAAaaagaccggagggagtactagaaattATGGATTCCAAGTGGTAATGCAATTGCAGGTTTGGACTTATCTCAACAACAACGAAAGGTCTTACAAGCTGAAGCGCTCGGCGGACATTCTTGTCTCTCGCCAACAACAATATTGGTCCTCTGAGAAGAAGAAATGGGGGAGATTAATCTGGCAACTGCTAACTGATCATCAGAATGATTATGAAGTTCGTTGAGCGAGAAATTCCAAAATGATTAGCTTGGAAGCATCCAAGTCCAACCATAAGAATTATGCCGTGCAGGTACATATAATTGGAGTTGACATACATCGCTCTCAGTGGATAGATGACTATTTTACAAAATGATTCCTTTCGTGGAAGGACCAGTTCACTTAATAAATTTAGAAATGGCAAAACAGAAAAAATGGAGTAAAAATACAGATCTCCGCAATGCTTTCGGCAGGAGGCAGGCTATGGCGCCGAAATGTCAGCCCATACAGGTACTGTGCATGCGCCGTGCTCTGCTTGCATTCTCTGGATATCTCAGGCTCTCTGAGTTCCAGCAGTTTCAACACAATCGAGCCCAAGTGACTCAAATTGATATCCATTCAGCTAACCATCCGGTTATACATCGGTACAAGAGTTT is drawn from Triticum dicoccoides isolate Atlit2015 ecotype Zavitan chromosome 4A, WEW_v2.0, whole genome shotgun sequence and contains these coding sequences:
- the LOC119285139 gene encoding serine/threonine-protein kinase WAG1-like, with product MEAPHIHPPMDVHEPAPPSPLFSDISPHFPLSIADAGAGALDLSFTSTASASTSSFTTATTFSARSSLSLPSFSSSTSLSPRPHSSSTSQHWTHLAAARAATPDGVLRLAHLHLVRELGQGHLARVFLCRLKSSPPASPLFALKVVDLRDDDPSRVCHVLAESRVLSSLDHPFVPTLYARLDAGRYACFLMDYCSGGDLHSVLRRRPGGRLPVAAARFYAAEVLLALEYLHVLGFVYRDLKPENVLLRGDGHVVLSDFDLALPASVEPAVRRRQVRQQSQRRKRSLLPSCFSSNRGSDEDDVDAKERFEFVAEPTAANSKDCVGTHEYLAPELVSGNGHGNGVDWWAFGVFLYELVYGRTPFKGPAKDVTLKNILSKQVTYPKLDGEAEAAAQLKDLVGRLLERDPRRRMGSARGAAEIKRHPFFAGVDWALIRCVTPPVVPEADAAAAASPASAARQAKLGSWNSLGGSSFKKSSSFKKSSSFGRRSSYEERQGVFRKLMSWNHESRSKKTKTSRMKP